A window of Limisphaera ngatamarikiensis genomic DNA:
CAAGAGGTACAGGCGGGCCGTTTCCCCAACGCCTCCACCCTGGCCCAACTCCTGGAGGTCAGCCCCAAAACCATCCAGCGGGACCTGGAATTCATGCGCGATCGGTTGGGCCTTCCCCTCGAATACCACCCCCGGCGCTTCGGTTACTACTACACCGAACCGGTCGAATCGTTCCCCAGCCTCCAGCTCACCGAGGGCGAACTGGTGGCCCTGGTACTCGCCGAAAAAGCCCTGCAACAATACCGCGGCACCCCCTTCGAGCGCCCCCTGCTCAGCGCCATCCACAAAATGGAACAAAGCCTCCCGGAAACCATCTCGGTCAACCTCGCCGGCGTGGCCAGGGCGTTCTCCTTTCGACAGCGAGCCGAACCGCGGCTGGACCTGGCCGTCTTCGATACACTCACCCGCGCCGTCACACACTGCGAGCAACTCGAAATCCTCTACCGCAAACCCGGTCAATCCCGGCCGGAACGTCGCCGCATCGACCCCTACCACCTCGCCAACATCAACGGCGAATGGTACCTCTTCGCCCACGACCACCTCCGCGGCTCCATCCGCACCTTCGTGCCCGCTCGCATGCTGGAGGTCAGGCCCACCGGCCAAACATTCCGGCCCCCAACCCGCTTCTCCCCGGATGACCTGCTCCGCGGAAGCTTCGGCGTCCGCTCCGGCAGCGGTCATTATCACGTCACCCTCCTGTTCCACCCACCCGCAGCCGATTACATCCGGGAGAAAAAGTGGCACCCGACCCAAACCCTCCGCGAACGGCGCAACGGCACCCTCGAACTGCACCTGCAACTGTCCGAACTGGAGGAAATCACCCGCTGGGTCCTGAGCTGGGGCGGTCAGGCCCGCGTCCTGCGGCCGCGGGAATTGATCGAAAGAGTCCAACAGGCCGCCACCCGCCTGGTGGAAGCCCACAAAACCTGATCTCCCGAGTGGCCCCGGGCCGCCACCGCCCTGCCCCGGCCGCCCGTTGCAGCCGTCGAGACGGCATCCTATCGTGGAGGCCATGCAAGCGGA
This region includes:
- a CDS encoding helix-turn-helix transcriptional regulator, encoding MKATGRRGTSRPPLERMLRIHQEVQAGRFPNASTLAQLLEVSPKTIQRDLEFMRDRLGLPLEYHPRRFGYYYTEPVESFPSLQLTEGELVALVLAEKALQQYRGTPFERPLLSAIHKMEQSLPETISVNLAGVARAFSFRQRAEPRLDLAVFDTLTRAVTHCEQLEILYRKPGQSRPERRRIDPYHLANINGEWYLFAHDHLRGSIRTFVPARMLEVRPTGQTFRPPTRFSPDDLLRGSFGVRSGSGHYHVTLLFHPPAADYIREKKWHPTQTLRERRNGTLELHLQLSELEEITRWVLSWGGQARVLRPRELIERVQQAATRLVEAHKT